A window of the Hordeum vulgare subsp. vulgare chromosome 5H, MorexV3_pseudomolecules_assembly, whole genome shotgun sequence genome harbors these coding sequences:
- the LOC123452481 gene encoding transcription factor JUNGBRUNNEN 1-like — MVPEAKMEKATSDGEVVLGGPGDEEEEEEDVVLPGYRFHPTDEELVTFYLRRKVARKSLRIEVIREMDIYKHDPWDLPKASTVGGEKEWYFFCLRGRKYRNSIRPNRVTGSGFWKATGIDRPIYSPAAAGSGSGSGVSIGLKKSLVYYRGSAGKGTKTDWMMHEFRLPPAAAAPAANASPSMQEAEVWTICRIFRRTITYRKQQQQPWRPAPAMSAADSSSNTGSFGSSEVGDEYMNCLQAPAPAAPCIPQQQYVNQMDAVNGNNFFYRDTVHHQQFQGQWNAAPAAPAPEEKPHDTLSTAASFHQNDHSHAVAANEFYKVEGYLEEIARMMEVTDTAGFYDYRSYG; from the exons ATGGTGCCCGAGGCGAAGATGGAGAAGGCGACGAGCGACGGGGAGGTGGTGCTGGGCGGCCCcggagacgaggaggaggaggaggaggacgtggtGCTGCCGGGGTACCGGTTCCACCCCACCGACGAGGAGCTGGTCACCTTCTACCTCCGGCGGAAGGTGGCCAGGAAGTCGCTCAGGATCGAGGTCATCCGGGAGATGGACATCTACAAGCACGACCCATGGGATCTCCCCA AGGCGAGCACGGTTGGTGGTGAGAAAGAGTGGTACTTCTTCTGCCTGAGAGGAAGGAAGTACCGGAACAGCATCCGGCCTAACCGGGTCACCGGCTCCGGCTTCTGGAAGGCCACCGGCATCGACCGGCCGATCTACTCCCCAGCCGCCgccggctccggctccggctccggcgTGTCCATCGGGCTGAAGAAGTCCCTCGTCTACTACCGCGGCAGCGCCGGCAAGGGCACCAAGACCGATTGGATGATGCACGAGTTCCGcctcccgccggccgccgccgctccggccgCCAACGCCTCCCCGAGCATGCAGGAAGCC GAGGTGTGGACCATTTGCCGGATCTTCAGGAGGACCATCACCTAccggaagcagcagcagcagccgtggAGGCCGGCGCCGGCGATGTCCGCCGCCGACTCCAGCTCCAACACGGGGAGCTTCGGGTCGTCGGAGGTCGGCGACGAGTACATGAACTGCCTGCAGGCTCCGGCACCCGCCGCCCCATGCATCCCCCAGCAGCAGTACGTCAACCAGATGGACGCAGTAAACGGCAACAACTTCTTCTACAGGGACACCGTGCACCACCAGCAGTTCCAGGGGCAATGGAACGCTGCACCCGCCGCGCCGGCGCCGGAGGAGAAGCCACATGATACACTGTCGACGGCCGCCTCCTTCCACCAGAATGACCATAGCCACGCCGTCGCCGCCAACGAGTTCTACAAGGTGGAGGGGTACTTGGaggagatcgccaggatgatggAGGTCACCGACACCGCAGGGTTTTACGACTACAGATCATACGGCTGA